GCAAGGGGCACCAGCACTACTTTATCCGCAACAACCGCCAGGCCGCCTGGGATTTGAACTGCGCCCTTGAGGAGGAACTTGAACCGCTGGCCTGTGCGCGGGATGCGCAGATGGTGCTGGAAATGATTTACGGCGCATACGCGTCGCAACTGACCGGCACGCGGGTGAGCTTCCCGCTGCATGAACGCCGGCATCCATTGGAGATTTTAGCATGAAGGTAATCAAGGTAAACAAAGACGAGTCGCTGTCGTGGGTCGAGGTCGCAGACCCGGTTTGTGAGCCCGGCGGAGTCATTATTGAAATCCACGCTTCCGCCGTAAACCGGGCGGACCTCTTGCAACGCGCGGGCAAGTATCCGCCACCTTCGGGCTGGCCGCAATGGCCGGGGCTGGAAGTCGCGGGCGTGATTCTGGAGGTGGGGCAGGATGTTGATGGCTCCCGCTGGAAAGTCGGCGACAAGGTTTGCGCTTTACTCGGAGGAGGCGGCTATGCCGAAAAGGTTGCCGTGCCTGCGGAGCTGTTGATGCCGGTGCCGGAAGGCTTGTCGATGGCCGAGGCGGCATCGCTGCCGGAAATCTTTGCCACGGCCTGGCTGAACCTGGTCAACGAAGCACATCTGCAGGCCGGGGAAACGATGTTCGTCCATGCCGGTGCCAGCGGGGTGGGGATCGCGGCCTTGCAGATTGCCAAGTCCATCGGCGCGCGCACGGTGACCTCGGTGGGCGGCCAGACCAAGGTCGAGCTGATGCGGGAGCTCGGGGTAGACCGCATCGTAAACCACCACGAGGAATCTGTGGAATCCGTTTTTGATGAGTGCTTAGCCAGCGATCACCCCATCAATGTCGTGCTGGATTGCGTGGGGGGTAAAACTCTGGGCGAAAACCTCTCCAAGCTCGCGCTCGAAGGGCGATGGGTGCTGATTGCTACGCTGGGCGGCGTGACGACAGAGCTGGCCCTGCGGGCCGTGCTCACGCGTCGCCTGCGGCTGATCGGCAGCACGCTGCGTTCGCGCTCGCTGGAGCAAAAGGAGGGCATTCTGAGCGAATTGGTCGAGCAACTGTGGCCGCAGTTCGAGAGTGGCCAGATCAAGCCGGTGGTGCACGCCGTGCTGCCGATTGAGCAGGCCGATGCCGCCCACCAGATTCTCAAGAACCGCGAAAACCGGGGTAAGGTTGTATTGACGATTCGTGACGGGGCGGACTGAACCGCCTGCCCACGCGCCTGCGAAAAGGAAAACTATTTGTCATGTCCAGTTACCATATAACGGGCATTATCAGCGCGCTGCTGTCCATTTTGGCCTCGGCCGGGCTGGCGACGCAGGTACGCCTGCTGTGGAAACGGCACCGTGAGCGTCCGGAGGGCGAGTCCATCTCCGAGGGGCTGTCGCTGAACCGCTTCGTAACGAGCTTTATCGTTTTTCTGGCGCTGTTTACCTACGGGGGGGGGCTCAATCCCTTTAACCATTACTTGGTCTGGCCGCGTGTGATCGGCAGCCTGCTGGTGCTGCTGATCCTGTGGATGATTTTTCGCGACCGGCAATGCCGGGGATCGGCCTGGGCATTTATTGGCTGTTTGTCCGCATTTTTGGTTTCGGTGCTGGTGGTCGTCCTTGGACGACCGATCGAAACCCCTAACCCGGTCGTGTTGCCTGCTCTGGTCGTTATTGTCAGCCTGCTGTACCTGCAAGGGGGCATCATCCAGATGCAAATGATCCGTCGGCTCCGCAAGGCTGGCGGCCTCTCGTGCGGGATGCACCTGCTCTTTGTGCTCAAGGATATTTCGTTGGTCACTTTTGCCGTCGCGATGGGCGCGCGCGACGGCTGGCCCATCCTGTTTACCTGCGCGATCGGGCTGACGGTAAACGTCGGAACGTTGTGGTGTTTTGGGTGGGTGCGGCGTCAGGACTTTTCCGACCCTGCCGCGAAGGATGCCGTTGCGGGCTGACGCGCAACTTTCACTTTTTAATCATTAAAACTTCAATCCAGACAATATGGCTTTTATTCAATGCAGTTTTTATTCGGAAGCTATTGGGCTTTCGCACTCGATGAATGTGATCCTGCCTCAGCGGACGCAGACGCAGGTTGGCATTAAAGGCGTCGTGGGCGAGGGGAATTTTCCGACCCTGTACCTGCTGCATGGCTTGACCGATGACCACAGCATCTGGTCGCGTCGCACGAGCATCGAGCGCTACGTGGCCGAGATGGGGCTGGCGGTGGTGATGCCGAGTGTGCACCGCAGTTTTTATACGGACATGGACAATGGCAGCCAGTACTGGGCATTTATCAGCGAGGAGCTGCCCGCCATTGCAAGGTTTTTTTTTCCGCTCAGCGATCAGCGTGAGGACAACTATGTGGCCGGGCTGTCGATGGGAGGGTACGGCGCGCTCAAGCTGGCCTTTAACCGTCCGGAGTGTTTCTGCGCGGCCGCCTCTCTGAGCGGGGTGGTGGAGCTGGACGATTGGCTGGACTTTAAGAAGAGCCACCCGGATCGGCCGACGCTGGAATTTGAAAAGCTGTTTGGTCCCAAGGGCTCACCCTTGCGCCAGTTTGGTGATCTCAGTGCCGCGAGCTGGCGCCTGGTTGAGTCTGGCCAGCCTCGGCCCGCGCTTTACCAGATATGTGGGCAGAAAGATTTCCTTTACGCCCAGAACCTGCGCTTCCGCGACCACCTGCGCCAGATTGGCTACGAAGCTCGCTACGAAGATGACCCCGGCTACGGGCACACCTGGGACTACTGGGATCTGACGATTCAGCGTGTGCTGAAATGGATCAAGGACATGCGACTGGAATCCTCTGATAATATGTAAGGCTATGAAACTCAACCTGCTTCAATGTGGCTCGATCCGCGTCCAGCGACACCTTATTCAAGGTGGTATTGGTGGGCCGCCCGAGGTCCCGGTTCCGTTTTTTCTGATTGAGCACAATGGAAGTCGCATCCTGTTCGATGTCGGCTACGGCCGCTCTGCCATCAATGCCCCGGCGACGGGTACGTATGTCCCGCTCATGAGTCAAGAGGACTACGTTGTTGATCAGTTGGTGCGCTTGGGGCTTGGGGTGGATGACATTACCCATATAGTCATTTCGCATCTGCACGGCGACCACTTCGAGGGCCTGGAGGCGTTTAGGGATGTGCCATGTTATCTGCAAAAGACCGAACTGGATCACGTCGGAAATACGTGGTTGTCGCAGCGTTATCCGGTCGATTGGCAATGGCTTAAGGGCGATCATGACCTGTTGGGTGACGGGCGTATCCAGATTTTACATACACCCGGGCACAGCGTTGGGCACCAATCTGTTTTGTTGACACTGGACTCGAGAGTATCTGTGTTTCTGGCCGCCGACGCGGCCTGTTATGAGGCTGCATTTGAGCAGAGGTCGCTCCCGGCAAATATCTTTGACCGGGCCGCAGGGTTGGAGACTTTTGAGAAGATTGACGCACTCCGCCAAGCGGGTGCACAAATTATTTATGGTCACGATCCCACGCAATGGAGAAAATTACTCCAAGAGGAAAGGCATGCCTGTATGGAATAAAGATGCAATGGCTGGTGCGGCCTGGATGTATTGCTGATGCTATCGTCTGTCGCATGAAAGGCGGTGTCGGGAGAGCTTTATGGCGGCTTAGATTAACTTCGACGCATCTGAGGCAAATAGTGACGATTGAATATGCGCGTAAAGACAGGCAGCAGCCAAAGCAACATCTTCGATATATTGCAGCATGCGGATACCGCTTCACAGCGTAAGAGCAGCTTGGACCGGCTTGAGGTAATCGGCTGGGAGGGATTTCGTCCGCTGCTTGAGGAACGCCTGGCTTACGGCGACCAAAGCCAGGGCGGCCGGATTCCGTGATGCCCGGTGTTGCTGAAGCGCTTCGGCATGCTGGCCAACATCTGTGAAAAGGGCACCTCGGCGTGCCCGCTCAAGCGCGAAGAAAGACGCGCCAACAAACAGAAGAGCCGGATTCGCTCGCGGGTCGAACACGCCTTTGGGCGCATCGCCCAGTTCGGCGACCGGCGGCGACCGCTTCCGCCGTATCGGCCAACGTCGATATCGCTTTGAAACCGCTTTAACCAACCTCATCTACAACCTTGACCGCTATGCCATGTTTCACGGCAGAGCGTGAGCCTGTCTAACTGGGCGAGAATCGCCCAAAATCGCCTCAGAACGAGGCCAGAACATCCATGGGAACACACAAACTCTCGCCACTTTGAGATCGGCCAAACCTAGAATGGAGAACTCGCCGTAGGCCCAGACCTTAATCGAAGTCACCTTCAATGAACAGACCCGAAAGAACGTGGAGCTGAATAATGCGAACGCCAACGATGCGGCCAAACGCACCCAGCCCTGGCTCACCGCCACGCTGGCCATTATTGTGATAGTGGCGGCATTCCTGCTGCCGTTTATCGCCAGTTGGATGGACATGCCCACCCAGATAGTCAGCGACGAGGAGCCGTTCTCCATGTTCTGGGGGGTTGATCGCCTTCGGCGGCGGAAAGATCGTCACGCAGGCTCAGGGGTTCGTTCAGGGACCGGAGTTTTGGAGCACCGTCCGCATGGTCGCAGGCTTCGTCTTCGGCGTGAAGGCCGTATCGACGAGGACCGGTTGTTCTGACGGAGATATCTAATGCCGTTGCTTGACACTTTCGCGAGCGAGCAGAGAGTAAGGCAAGACGGTTTTCGCGGGCATCTCACGGCTTTCAATACGCGCCTCAATGACGTCGGCAGTGGCAGCAGCCATAGCCTGATAGTCGGGGGTGATCGTGGTCAACGGGGGGACGGCGTACTGAGAGAAAAGCGTTTGCTCAGAGGCGATGAGCGAAATGTCTGCGGGCACCTGGCGGTTGTAGAGAGAGAAGGCGTAAAACGAGACTACGCCTGCATTGCCACCAGGGCAGAAGAGCGCGTCAATGTTTTGCTTCAGGAGTTTGCCGATCAGTTCGACGTATTTGTCGGTGCCGGGGCCGGAAAAGGTGGTGAGTGTCTCGTCAGCGGGAAGGCCGCAGGCGGCGAGCGCCTTCTTGACTCCGTCGTGGCGCAGGTCGGTGTTGCCCGTGCCGGGTGAGCCGTGGACGATGCTCCCAACTTTGCGGCAACCGTGCTCGTGGAGGTGCTCAATGGCCAGACGCATGCCCTGTGTTTCATCGGAGCGGACATAAAAGACTTCGGAGGAGGTGTCGCCGTCGCGGTCCATGATGACCAGCGGTATGGCGTAGCGCTCTGACCAGTCGTGGAAGAGGGAGGACTCGGCGCCGATGGCCACCGCCGCACAGAACTGGATGCCGTCGAGGCGGTCGCGGTTATTCTCGGGCAGGATTTCCAAACGGAAGCCCCGGTGCGACATCTCCTGCACGAGCGCCATCATGATCATCTCGACGCAACTGTGGACCGGATAAACCGGGTCGTAGGGCGTGATGACGACCACATTCTTTTGCTTGAGTGAAAGGCGGGGTCGGTAGCCATGTTCGCGGGCTACCGCAAAGACACGCTTGCGGACTTCCAGGCTGATGTTCGGGTGGTGATTAAACACGCGTGAGACGGTGGCCGCCGATACGTCGGCGAGTTTAGCAATGTCTTGAAGCTTGGCCATAGAGGGAGTTGTTCGCTGATTAGATGACGATAGCAATGCAAAATT
This genomic window from Ruficoccus amylovorans contains:
- a CDS encoding NAD(P)H-quinone oxidoreductase, producing MKVIKVNKDESLSWVEVADPVCEPGGVIIEIHASAVNRADLLQRAGKYPPPSGWPQWPGLEVAGVILEVGQDVDGSRWKVGDKVCALLGGGGYAEKVAVPAELLMPVPEGLSMAEAASLPEIFATAWLNLVNEAHLQAGETMFVHAGASGVGIAALQIAKSIGARTVTSVGGQTKVELMRELGVDRIVNHHEESVESVFDECLASDHPINVVLDCVGGKTLGENLSKLALEGRWVLIATLGGVTTELALRAVLTRRLRLIGSTLRSRSLEQKEGILSELVEQLWPQFESGQIKPVVHAVLPIEQADAAHQILKNRENRGKVVLTIRDGAD
- a CDS encoding alpha/beta hydrolase-fold protein, translating into MAFIQCSFYSEAIGLSHSMNVILPQRTQTQVGIKGVVGEGNFPTLYLLHGLTDDHSIWSRRTSIERYVAEMGLAVVMPSVHRSFYTDMDNGSQYWAFISEELPAIARFFFPLSDQREDNYVAGLSMGGYGALKLAFNRPECFCAAASLSGVVELDDWLDFKKSHPDRPTLEFEKLFGPKGSPLRQFGDLSAASWRLVESGQPRPALYQICGQKDFLYAQNLRFRDHLRQIGYEARYEDDPGYGHTWDYWDLTIQRVLKWIKDMRLESSDNM
- a CDS encoding N-acyl homoserine lactonase family protein, whose protein sequence is MKLNLLQCGSIRVQRHLIQGGIGGPPEVPVPFFLIEHNGSRILFDVGYGRSAINAPATGTYVPLMSQEDYVVDQLVRLGLGVDDITHIVISHLHGDHFEGLEAFRDVPCYLQKTELDHVGNTWLSQRYPVDWQWLKGDHDLLGDGRIQILHTPGHSVGHQSVLLTLDSRVSVFLAADAACYEAAFEQRSLPANIFDRAAGLETFEKIDALRQAGAQIIYGHDPTQWRKLLQEERHACME
- a CDS encoding LacI family DNA-binding transcriptional regulator, whose protein sequence is MAKLQDIAKLADVSAATVSRVFNHHPNISLEVRKRVFAVAREHGYRPRLSLKQKNVVVITPYDPVYPVHSCVEMIMMALVQEMSHRGFRLEILPENNRDRLDGIQFCAAVAIGAESSLFHDWSERYAIPLVIMDRDGDTSSEVFYVRSDETQGMRLAIEHLHEHGCRKVGSIVHGSPGTGNTDLRHDGVKKALAACGLPADETLTTFSGPGTDKYVELIGKLLKQNIDALFCPGGNAGVVSFYAFSLYNRQVPADISLIASEQTLFSQYAVPPLTTITPDYQAMAAATADVIEARIESREMPAKTVLPYSLLARESVKQRH